One Lottiidibacillus patelloidae DNA window includes the following coding sequences:
- a CDS encoding response regulator transcription factor, producing MQYVINIVEDEKSLNEILTTYLKKEDWIVHSFHTGEEALASSDEPHLWILDIMLPDIDGFQLLKEVKKKSNVPVIFISARDAELDRVIGLEMGCDDYISKPFLPRELTIRVKNVLQRVYGSPKQQDLVLHCGEYQIFENKRDVLFEGTSLELTAKEFDLLCYFCNHKGVAFSRENILITIWGEDYFGSDRVVDDLIRRLRKKMPNLPLETIYGYGYRMPQ from the coding sequence ATGCAATATGTCATCAACATAGTTGAAGATGAGAAATCACTTAACGAAATATTAACAACCTATTTAAAAAAAGAAGATTGGATAGTCCACTCTTTCCATACAGGTGAAGAAGCATTAGCTTCAAGTGATGAACCACACCTGTGGATTTTAGACATTATGCTTCCTGACATTGATGGCTTTCAATTACTAAAAGAAGTCAAAAAGAAAAGTAATGTGCCAGTCATTTTCATTTCAGCTCGTGATGCTGAGCTAGATCGTGTTATTGGATTAGAAATGGGCTGTGACGATTATATTTCTAAACCATTTCTTCCAAGGGAGCTAACGATTCGTGTTAAAAATGTACTTCAACGTGTTTACGGTAGTCCGAAACAACAAGACCTTGTTTTACATTGCGGAGAATACCAAATATTTGAAAACAAACGTGACGTTTTGTTTGAAGGCACTTCTCTTGAACTAACTGCAAAAGAATTCGATTTACTATGTTATTTCTGTAACCATAAAGGCGTTGCGTTCTCTCGCGAGAATATTTTAATTACCATTTGGGGAGAAGATTACTTTGGATCTGACCGTGTCGTAGATGACTTAATTCGTCGATTGCGAAAAAAAATGCCAAACCTACCTCTAGAAACAATTTATGGATATGGGTATAGGATGCCACAATGA
- a CDS encoding sensor histidine kinase has translation MMKKWPLFIQITAVFTGLLLCTSLLLLFFLPITLKNFFTEEIFTTIHYSQQFFYNKNRDLEIGKIDSPQEIQSIRTVNHVLVNNEGKIIKGTKLNPLIISKIITNINRENVSSKKYSIPFQGETIFIVAQKLVEHEKNYYVISFMWDTYRDELVVTLFKRIFFLMAIIIVISIFISSGLAKRLTKPIITMKLHVRKIAKRNWDEPLNIKRSDELGELAQSIEEMRKQLLQQDKAQQSFMQNISHDLKTPVMIIQSYAEAIRDGLYVKGTLEKTTEVISEEAKRLETKIQDLLYLTKLQYLETKHKQYEPFQILELLQAVSNRVKHQKREVNWVIENNDFGMIGNRAQFEVALENILNNCLRYAKTQIKISFSKENEFGKLHIWNDGPKIDEALLEKLFEPFSKGLEGNFGLGLTIVKKVIDSHNGSITINNAEHGVAYDIIVPIKK, from the coding sequence ATGATGAAAAAATGGCCATTATTCATTCAAATTACAGCTGTATTTACAGGTTTACTATTATGCACTTCTCTCTTACTATTATTTTTTCTCCCTATTACTTTGAAAAATTTTTTTACGGAAGAAATATTTACAACAATACATTACTCTCAACAATTTTTTTATAATAAAAATCGTGACTTAGAAATAGGGAAGATCGATTCTCCCCAAGAAATCCAATCGATACGAACAGTAAATCACGTACTAGTAAATAATGAAGGAAAGATAATAAAAGGAACAAAGTTAAATCCGTTAATCATCTCAAAAATAATTACTAATATTAATAGAGAAAACGTAAGTAGTAAAAAATATTCCATTCCATTTCAAGGAGAAACAATATTTATCGTTGCTCAAAAATTAGTCGAGCATGAAAAGAATTATTACGTAATTTCATTCATGTGGGATACGTACAGAGATGAACTTGTTGTTACTTTGTTTAAAAGGATTTTCTTCCTAATGGCAATTATAATCGTGATTAGTATTTTTATTTCCTCAGGACTTGCAAAACGATTAACGAAGCCGATTATCACGATGAAATTGCACGTAAGAAAAATTGCAAAAAGAAATTGGGATGAACCATTAAACATTAAACGAAGTGATGAATTAGGTGAATTAGCACAATCGATTGAGGAAATGCGAAAGCAACTACTTCAACAAGATAAAGCACAACAATCTTTTATGCAAAACATTTCTCATGACTTAAAAACTCCGGTCATGATTATACAGAGTTATGCTGAAGCAATTCGGGATGGTTTGTACGTGAAAGGTACATTAGAAAAAACGACGGAAGTCATTTCTGAAGAAGCAAAAAGGTTAGAGACAAAAATCCAAGATCTACTTTATTTAACAAAACTACAATATTTAGAAACGAAACATAAACAATACGAACCATTTCAAATTCTTGAATTACTACAAGCTGTATCGAACCGAGTAAAACATCAAAAAAGAGAAGTGAATTGGGTAATTGAAAATAATGATTTTGGAATGATTGGCAATAGGGCCCAATTTGAAGTAGCATTGGAAAATATTTTAAATAATTGCCTCCGTTATGCTAAAACTCAAATTAAGATTTCTTTCTCTAAAGAAAACGAATTTGGTAAATTGCACATTTGGAATGATGGCCCTAAGATTGATGAGGCATTACTAGAAAAGTTATTTGAACCATTTTCAAAAGGTTTGGAAGGAAATTTTGGACTTGGTCTAACAATTGTAAAAAAGGTCATTGATTCACACAATGGCTCAATTACAATTAATAATGCAGAACATGGTGTAGCTTATGATATAATTGTCCCTATTAAGAAATGA
- a CDS encoding SCO family protein — MKYKKRIIILLLLSIGALIYTFWPNGKTLPVLHTVEPFQMNSITNEKYFFDNNTIKVIAFIYTNCPDICPMTMNDFKRLQINLKEKDLFANKVQLITMSFDPERDDKETLLKYAKAFEADFNGWIWLHGTVTETERAISQFKLIYKKTASGYFSHQTKFYLVDKENRIRGIYEMTKPNVPFNHEQLLTDIDLLLNE; from the coding sequence ATGAAGTATAAAAAAAGGATTATAATCTTATTGTTATTATCAATTGGTGCACTAATTTACACTTTTTGGCCAAATGGAAAAACTCTTCCTGTATTACATACAGTTGAACCTTTCCAAATGAATTCTATTACTAATGAGAAATACTTTTTCGATAATAATACGATTAAAGTCATCGCATTTATTTACACGAATTGCCCTGATATATGTCCAATGACAATGAATGACTTTAAACGTCTACAAATTAATTTGAAAGAAAAAGACCTTTTTGCAAATAAAGTTCAATTAATAACGATGTCTTTTGATCCTGAAAGAGATGATAAAGAAACGTTGCTAAAATATGCAAAGGCTTTTGAAGCAGACTTTAATGGTTGGATATGGCTACATGGAACTGTTACAGAAACTGAAAGAGCCATTTCGCAATTTAAATTAATCTATAAAAAAACTGCAAGCGGCTACTTTTCTCATCAAACAAAATTTTACTTAGTTGATAAAGAGAATCGCATCCGGGGAATTTATGAAATGACAAAACCTAACGTTCCTTTTAATCATGAACAACTCTTAACAGATATTGACTTGCTCCTAAACGAGTAA